A portion of the Opitutales bacterium genome contains these proteins:
- a CDS encoding ABC transporter ATP-binding protein produces the protein MPLLSVRDLVITFQDRERTNTAVKGVSFDLEAGRTLAVVGESGSGKSVSALSLTRLLPQPPTCQIAGSISFDGKDILTLPPKELRKIRGKDIAYIFQEPAASLNPFMRIGDQIGETIKLHRPEISDVRQKIIETLDLVGIREPQKRFRDYPHQMSGGMKQRVMIAMALVCEPRILIADEPTTALDVTIQAQIMDLMAQLKERLNMSIILITHNFGIVDGFADDLVVMFRGDIVEKGETAHVLKSPQHPYTQALIDCIPKPGVKVKRLATIDHAALLQASE, from the coding sequence ATGCCCCTACTCTCCGTAAGAGACCTAGTCATCACCTTCCAGGACCGCGAAAGGACCAACACTGCGGTAAAGGGTGTCTCATTTGACTTAGAGGCTGGGAGAACCCTCGCAGTTGTCGGAGAGAGCGGCTCTGGAAAGAGTGTCTCCGCCTTGTCACTCACTCGGCTGCTTCCACAGCCGCCTACCTGTCAAATAGCAGGATCGATTAGCTTCGACGGGAAGGATATTCTTACGCTTCCGCCTAAAGAACTTCGAAAAATTCGCGGCAAAGACATCGCATATATTTTTCAGGAACCCGCTGCATCACTCAATCCCTTCATGCGCATCGGTGACCAAATCGGCGAGACGATCAAATTGCACCGTCCAGAAATAAGCGACGTGCGCCAGAAAATTATCGAGACGTTGGATTTGGTCGGCATTCGCGAACCGCAGAAACGCTTTAGAGACTATCCACACCAGATGAGTGGAGGCATGAAACAGCGGGTTATGATCGCGATGGCCCTCGTCTGTGAACCGCGCATTCTAATAGCTGACGAGCCAACAACCGCACTTGATGTTACTATTCAGGCCCAAATCATGGATCTAATGGCTCAGCTCAAAGAGCGGCTCAACATGTCTATCATCCTCATCACCCACAACTTCGGCATCGTGGATGGTTTTGCGGATGACCTCGTAGTAATGTTTCGTGGCGATATCGTTGAAAAAGGGGAAACAGCCCATGTGCTCAAATCACCCCAGCACCCCTACACTCAGGCGCTCATCGATTGCATTCCTAAACCCGGAGTCAAAGTGAAGCGGCTTGCGACCATCGACCACGCGGCGCTTCTGCAAGCTTCAGAATAA
- a CDS encoding 16S rRNA (uracil(1498)-N(3))-methyltransferase encodes MSRVVLSAPTTFVEGDILTLDPGESHHVARVLRRKTGDRIKVLDGRGNVGLAELKTCDSRASEISLLRVHHHPRTLPQLMIGQAVPKGKSMETILKMVTELGASQIRPLSTVNGDIPQSTFGSGKKLDKWRAISQEACKQCENPWYPTLEVGSKLSDWVEALPTNTLLIYGSLEDEAHSLVDTASRLRAHQSQGGAFALTIGPEGDFSAEEYALLRENSGIPIRLGTNILRTETATPALLSALISHLDSGGSPS; translated from the coding sequence ATGTCACGCGTCGTCCTAAGTGCACCCACAACCTTTGTAGAGGGTGATATTCTGACTCTCGATCCCGGAGAAAGTCACCATGTAGCCCGCGTGTTGCGTCGAAAGACAGGGGATCGGATAAAGGTGCTCGATGGTCGTGGAAACGTGGGCCTCGCGGAACTGAAGACCTGCGATAGCCGAGCAAGTGAAATTTCACTCCTCCGGGTGCATCATCATCCACGCACACTGCCGCAATTAATGATTGGCCAGGCAGTCCCCAAAGGAAAGTCCATGGAGACGATTCTGAAGATGGTGACCGAGCTGGGCGCCTCTCAGATACGTCCGCTTTCCACTGTAAACGGCGATATCCCCCAGAGCACCTTCGGCAGTGGCAAAAAACTCGATAAGTGGCGGGCGATAAGCCAAGAAGCCTGCAAACAGTGTGAAAACCCGTGGTATCCTACTCTAGAGGTTGGAAGTAAGTTATCAGACTGGGTAGAGGCCCTACCGACAAACACTCTGCTGATCTACGGTTCGCTTGAAGACGAAGCACATTCTCTCGTGGATACCGCTTCCAGATTACGCGCTCACCAATCCCAGGGAGGTGCCTTTGCCCTCACGATTGGGCCCGAGGGCGACTTTTCAGCGGAAGAATATGCACTCCTACGTGAAAATTCAGGAATTCCGATAAGACTAGGAACTAACATCCTCCGAACTGAGACTGCAACACCCGCCCTCCTATCGGCTTTAATCTCTCATCTCGATTCCGGCGGATCGCCTTCCTGA